From one Bacillus sp. FJAT-42376 genomic stretch:
- a CDS encoding penicillin-binding protein 2, with protein MRSIKKRMISVCAVMTVCLCLLAARLAELQLFQTEAFGSHHINLIEESIKQRTQSVLIDDGRGSLTDRNGLPLSAAAQPSLVLFPFIRGLNWPIKDIASIAGISEGLLSSLVSNAKKPLILSQKDGADLTQADLETINKLKVPGIYGVMVQDRKEGHEASHIIGYTAQMPEVAKKRYPDKELPYNLKIGASGLQKAFDEFLLPESETKLLYHVDANGNPLFGVNVKYIADSSAHFPVKIKTTLDSEMQQLTEDALTRSGVQKGGAVLIDIETNSLLAMASKPDLNVNGSPASLRNYTLERMKPGSIFKIVTAAAAIENGLDHPAVRYNCNLNPYGAKEEDRQLGPLSFDQSFSRSCNYTFNVLSNELIKKAPDYMEDTAEKLGLIHPVGWRGNVFHYSGFKQFPEEKEGSVWSDQKDKGAPKAVAQTAIGQKDVQVTPLAIANMMATIGRGGNGLEVKTAEDILYKNGTSMYHFPDHELSEAEIDRYTVQKLQKLLRLVVTDEKGTGAKFRTLPFEVSGKSGTAETGKKDSEGHNLINKWFAGYFPSGNPKYALVVVDADTIASRAAAGQVFYDIAKGLDELE; from the coding sequence ATGCGCTCCATAAAAAAAAGGATGATATCAGTTTGTGCGGTCATGACAGTTTGCTTATGTTTATTAGCTGCCAGGCTTGCGGAACTTCAGCTTTTTCAGACAGAAGCATTCGGCAGCCATCATATTAATCTCATTGAAGAAAGCATCAAACAGCGGACGCAGTCTGTGCTGATCGATGACGGAAGGGGATCGCTCACCGACCGGAATGGCCTCCCTCTTTCTGCAGCAGCTCAGCCTTCATTGGTTCTGTTCCCTTTCATCCGGGGCCTGAACTGGCCAATCAAAGATATCGCAAGCATTGCAGGAATCTCAGAGGGGCTGCTCAGCTCGCTTGTATCCAATGCCAAGAAGCCTCTTATTCTTTCACAGAAAGATGGGGCGGATCTGACACAGGCGGATCTGGAGACAATAAATAAATTGAAGGTTCCGGGCATATACGGAGTTATGGTGCAGGATAGAAAAGAAGGACACGAGGCCTCTCATATCATTGGGTATACAGCCCAAATGCCGGAAGTAGCAAAAAAGCGGTACCCTGATAAAGAACTCCCCTATAATCTGAAAATCGGGGCCTCGGGGCTGCAAAAGGCATTTGATGAATTTCTATTGCCGGAATCGGAAACAAAGCTCCTTTACCATGTGGATGCAAACGGAAATCCTCTATTCGGAGTTAATGTTAAATACATTGCAGATTCAAGTGCGCATTTTCCAGTCAAAATTAAGACGACTCTTGATAGTGAAATGCAGCAGCTGACGGAAGACGCTCTCACCCGGTCAGGCGTTCAGAAAGGAGGGGCTGTATTAATTGATATTGAAACGAATTCCTTATTGGCTATGGCAAGCAAACCTGATCTAAATGTAAATGGGTCGCCAGCCAGTCTGAGGAACTATACGCTCGAAAGAATGAAGCCCGGCTCAATCTTTAAAATTGTAACGGCTGCAGCAGCCATTGAAAATGGTCTTGATCATCCGGCAGTTCGCTACAACTGCAATTTAAATCCATATGGTGCCAAAGAAGAAGACAGGCAGCTGGGACCGCTTAGTTTTGATCAAAGTTTTTCGAGAAGCTGCAATTATACGTTTAATGTGTTATCAAATGAGCTGATAAAAAAGGCTCCTGACTACATGGAAGACACGGCAGAGAAGCTTGGGCTGATTCACCCCGTCGGGTGGCGGGGAAACGTCTTCCATTATAGCGGCTTCAAACAGTTTCCTGAAGAAAAGGAAGGTTCGGTTTGGTCCGATCAAAAGGATAAAGGTGCTCCAAAGGCGGTGGCCCAGACGGCAATCGGCCAAAAAGATGTTCAGGTTACCCCCCTTGCGATTGCCAATATGATGGCCACGATTGGCAGGGGAGGAAATGGACTGGAGGTCAAAACGGCAGAAGACATCTTATATAAAAATGGCACCTCTATGTACCATTTTCCTGATCATGAGCTTTCAGAAGCTGAAATTGACCGATATACTGTCCAGAAACTTCAAAAGCTGTTGCGACTCGTTGTGACAGATGAAAAGGGTACAGGAGCAAAATTTAGAACACTTCCGTTCGAAGTGTCAGGGAAATCAGGAACAGCCGAAACAGGCAAAAAGGATTCTGAAGGACATAATTTAATCAATAAATGGTTTGCAGGGTACTTTCCATCGGGTAATCCTAAATATGCGCTTGTCGTCGTGGATGCTGACACAATCGCAAGCCGGGCAGCCGCCGGCCAGGTTTTTTATGATATCGCAAAAGGACTGGATGAGCTGGAGTAA
- a CDS encoding DUF2536 family protein, translating into MNFQLDYLKDKVEFFEAQSVKELETKIAEQIVHNKAIMMEVHSVSHQMHVLEDGRRFYSAVVHFKAK; encoded by the coding sequence ATGAATTTTCAGCTGGATTATTTGAAGGATAAAGTGGAGTTTTTTGAAGCACAAAGTGTTAAGGAACTTGAAACGAAAATCGCCGAGCAGATTGTTCATAATAAAGCGATAATGATGGAAGTTCACTCTGTATCCCATCAAATGCACGTTTTGGAAGATGGCCGGAGATTTTACAGTGCGGTTGTCCATTTTAAAGCGAAATAA
- the udk gene encoding uridine kinase, translating to MGKKPVVIGVAGGSGSGKTSVTKAIYEHFQGHSIMMLEQDYYYKDQSHLPYEERLNTNYDHPLAFDNDLLIDHLKKLLHYEGINKPVYDYTIHTRSEEIIEVEPKDVIILEGILILEDERLRDLMDIKMYVDTDADIRIIRRILRDIKERGRSIDSVIEQYVSVVRPMHNQFIEPTKRYADIIIPEGGQNHVAIDLMVTKIQTILEQNAIL from the coding sequence ATGGGAAAGAAGCCTGTAGTAATTGGAGTGGCTGGAGGATCCGGCTCTGGAAAAACAAGTGTAACAAAAGCAATCTATGAACATTTCCAAGGTCATTCCATCATGATGCTTGAACAGGATTATTATTATAAAGACCAAAGCCATCTTCCTTATGAAGAGCGCTTGAATACAAATTACGATCATCCGCTTGCCTTTGATAATGATTTGCTCATTGACCATTTAAAGAAACTCCTTCATTATGAAGGAATCAATAAGCCTGTCTATGATTACACGATCCATACCCGGTCAGAAGAAATCATTGAGGTGGAACCAAAAGATGTAATCATTCTTGAAGGAATCCTCATCCTTGAAGATGAACGGTTAAGAGATTTAATGGATATCAAAATGTATGTAGATACAGATGCAGATATTCGGATAATCCGCAGAATTCTTCGTGATATTAAAGAACGCGGGCGCTCTATTGATTCAGTTATTGAACAGTATGTATCGGTCGTCAGACCTATGCATAATCAATTTATCGAGCCGACAAAGCGATACGCTGACATTATCATTCCTGAAGGCGGACAAAATCACGTGGCCATTGATTTAATGGTAACAAAAATTCAAACAATTCTTGAACAAAACGCTATTTTGTAA
- a CDS encoding class I SAM-dependent methyltransferase: protein MGREFLDVFEGWASDYDTTVSGHDVEYKEVFQNYSGILEEVAERSGSTVLEFGLGTGNLTAILHKAGKKVYGIEPSNAMRRKAIDKLPGDISISDGDFLEFPAPPEPVDSIVSTYAFHHLTDEEKDKAVGIYGSMLAKGGKIVFADTVFTDRDAYAKKIDESKQRHYLSLAQDLETEYYTTHVVMKEIFEKHGFDAVFTQMNPFVWIMEAVKQ from the coding sequence ATGGGCAGAGAATTTTTGGATGTATTTGAAGGCTGGGCATCTGATTACGATACAACTGTCAGCGGACATGACGTTGAATATAAAGAAGTTTTCCAAAATTACAGCGGTATCCTGGAAGAAGTAGCTGAAAGATCAGGATCCACGGTTCTTGAATTTGGTCTGGGGACAGGGAACTTAACGGCCATTCTCCACAAAGCGGGGAAAAAAGTATATGGAATCGAACCGTCAAATGCAATGAGAAGAAAGGCAATCGATAAATTGCCTGGAGATATTTCCATTTCAGATGGAGATTTTTTGGAATTCCCAGCTCCTCCAGAGCCGGTTGATTCAATTGTCAGCACATATGCTTTCCACCACCTTACGGATGAAGAGAAGGATAAAGCTGTCGGGATATATGGAAGCATGCTTGCCAAAGGTGGTAAAATAGTCTTTGCTGATACTGTTTTCACTGACCGGGATGCATATGCAAAGAAGATCGATGAATCAAAACAACGGCATTATTTAAGCCTTGCTCAGGATCTTGAAACCGAATATTACACAACTCATGTCGTCATGAAGGAAATATTCGAAAAGCACGGATTCGATGCGGTCTTTACACAAATGAATCCATTCGTATGGATCATGGAAGCAGTAAAACAGTAA
- a CDS encoding cysteine synthase family protein: MKVVKGVHELIGSTPLMEIQHFPLPPGTRLFAKLEFYNPGGSIKDRLGKELIEDALRTGKVAKGGTIIEPTAGNTGIGLALAAIREDLQVIFCIPEKFSMEKQEIMKALGAKIVHTPTSSGMKGAIAKASELLKEIPGSYCPQQFANPANPLTYYKTLGPELWEQMDGNIDVFLAGAGTGGTFMGTAEYLKEKNPDVKTCIVEPEGSILNGGESGPHKTEGIGMEFLPDYMKKEYFDSIHTVTDEDAFRRVAELARREGLLVGSSSGAALHAALAEAWKAEEGRNIVTIFPDSSERYLSKKIYEGGI; encoded by the coding sequence ATGAAAGTAGTTAAAGGTGTTCATGAACTGATCGGTTCCACTCCCCTTATGGAAATACAGCATTTTCCGCTTCCTCCGGGTACCCGTCTCTTTGCCAAACTCGAGTTTTATAACCCGGGGGGCAGCATTAAAGACCGCCTTGGAAAAGAACTGATTGAAGATGCGTTAAGAACCGGTAAAGTTGCTAAAGGCGGTACCATTATCGAACCAACAGCCGGAAATACAGGGATTGGACTTGCTTTGGCAGCCATCCGTGAAGACCTTCAAGTCATATTCTGCATTCCTGAAAAATTCAGCATGGAGAAGCAGGAAATTATGAAAGCTCTCGGTGCAAAAATTGTTCATACCCCGACAAGTTCAGGCATGAAAGGGGCTATCGCGAAAGCCTCGGAGTTGTTAAAGGAAATCCCCGGATCTTATTGCCCTCAGCAATTTGCGAATCCGGCGAATCCGCTGACGTATTATAAAACGCTTGGTCCGGAGCTTTGGGAGCAGATGGACGGGAACATTGATGTCTTTCTGGCGGGGGCCGGAACAGGCGGAACATTTATGGGAACAGCTGAGTACCTGAAGGAAAAAAATCCGGATGTGAAGACGTGCATCGTTGAACCTGAAGGATCGATTTTGAACGGAGGCGAATCAGGACCTCACAAAACGGAAGGAATCGGTATGGAGTTTCTGCCTGATTACATGAAAAAGGAATATTTTGATTCCATCCATACCGTAACGGATGAAGATGCCTTCCGCAGAGTGGCAGAGCTTGCCAGACGGGAAGGGCTTCTCGTTGGAAGTTCGTCGGGTGCTGCCCTTCACGCTGCATTGGCTGAAGCATGGAAGGCCGAAGAGGGAAGGAACATTGTCACCATTTTCCCTGACAGCAGTGAACGATACTTAAGCAAAAAAATCTACGAAGGGGGAATTTAA
- the mtnN gene encoding 5'-methylthioadenosine/S-adenosylhomocysteine nucleosidase, translating to MKIAIIGAMEEEVNILREQLEGAKSVIIAGSEFTEGSYEGKEIVLLKSGIGKVNAALSTALLLDRYKPDYVINTGSAGGFHHSLNVGDVVVSTEVRHHDVDVTAFGYEYGQVPGLPPAYLPDPALLEIAEAQAKNIEGIQVVTGMIATGDSFMNDPERVEYIRTKFDNLYAVEMEAAAIAQVCHQFEVPFVIIRALSDIAGKESDVSFDQFLEKAGLHSAEHVLRIVRHLN from the coding sequence ATGAAAATAGCGATAATCGGAGCAATGGAAGAAGAAGTAAACATTTTAAGAGAACAGTTAGAAGGCGCTAAAAGTGTAATCATTGCCGGAAGTGAATTCACAGAAGGAAGCTATGAAGGGAAAGAAATCGTCCTTTTGAAATCAGGGATCGGCAAAGTGAACGCTGCTTTGAGTACAGCCCTGCTTCTTGACCGCTATAAGCCGGATTATGTCATTAATACAGGATCTGCCGGAGGGTTCCATCATTCACTCAATGTGGGGGATGTGGTGGTTTCAACCGAAGTCCGTCATCATGATGTGGACGTGACAGCGTTCGGATATGAATACGGGCAGGTACCGGGACTTCCTCCAGCCTACCTTCCTGATCCAGCGCTATTGGAAATAGCGGAAGCGCAGGCGAAAAATATTGAAGGAATCCAAGTTGTGACAGGAATGATCGCAACAGGCGACTCTTTCATGAATGATCCGGAACGGGTTGAGTATATCCGGACGAAATTTGATAACCTGTATGCGGTTGAAATGGAAGCAGCAGCGATCGCTCAAGTATGTCACCAGTTTGAAGTTCCATTTGTCATCATTCGGGCCCTTTCGGATATTGCCGGAAAAGAATCGGATGTGTCATTTGATCAATTTCTTGAAAAAGCGGGGCTTCACTCAGCTGAGCACGTGCTGCGAATCGTCCGCCATTTGAATTAA
- a CDS encoding YrrS family protein: protein MNKTRYGNRDKRRKTNIVLNVLIGVVLILIVAVGSQLILGGDKKQSSSSKVSDQQTREEQTNQETASAQAEKENTDSQNTDDQQSEEAKPEDEEEQPAEPAQEDKAKEEGTEKSKWEPVGTEQKGEHTTVYDKGSADWKEMTKAMSAATGIPEDNMTIWFLGNNGSPNDAKGTISPKNSSEKYQVTLRFIENEGWKPLTVNKVN, encoded by the coding sequence ATGAACAAAACCCGCTACGGCAATCGGGACAAACGCAGAAAAACGAATATTGTTTTGAATGTGCTAATCGGAGTCGTATTGATCCTCATTGTAGCTGTGGGTTCACAGCTTATTTTGGGCGGAGATAAAAAGCAGTCCTCAAGCAGCAAAGTCTCAGATCAGCAGACCCGGGAAGAGCAGACAAATCAAGAAACGGCATCTGCTCAGGCAGAAAAAGAAAATACAGATTCACAAAATACAGACGATCAGCAATCTGAAGAAGCGAAGCCTGAAGACGAGGAAGAGCAGCCTGCAGAGCCAGCCCAGGAAGATAAAGCAAAAGAAGAGGGTACTGAAAAATCCAAATGGGAGCCTGTCGGTACAGAACAAAAGGGCGAGCACACTACCGTTTATGATAAAGGCTCAGCCGACTGGAAAGAAATGACGAAAGCGATGAGTGCAGCTACTGGTATTCCGGAGGACAATATGACCATCTGGTTCCTGGGGAATAATGGTTCTCCAAATGATGCAAAAGGAACCATCTCTCCCAAAAATTCCAGCGAAAAATACCAGGTAACGCTTCGCTTCATTGAAAACGAAGGATGGAAACCTTTAACGGTTAATAAAGTAAACTAA
- the greA gene encoding transcription elongation factor GreA, which translates to MAIEKEFPMTKEGKEKLEQELEYMKTVRRKEVVERIKIARSFGDLSENSEYDSAKEEQAFVEGRITTLENMIRNAKIIVEDASNSNSVALGRTVTFQELPNGEEESYTIVGSAEADPFEGKISNDSPIARSLLGKQVGDEVTVQTPGGEMQVKIVNIK; encoded by the coding sequence ATGGCAATAGAGAAAGAATTTCCGATGACAAAAGAAGGAAAAGAAAAGCTCGAACAAGAATTGGAATACATGAAAACGGTTCGCCGCAAAGAAGTCGTCGAACGGATAAAAATCGCGCGCAGTTTCGGAGATCTTTCTGAGAACTCCGAGTACGATTCCGCTAAAGAGGAACAGGCATTTGTTGAAGGCAGAATTACAACACTTGAGAACATGATCCGCAATGCCAAAATCATTGTGGAAGATGCTTCAAACTCTAATTCTGTGGCACTCGGGAGAACGGTTACATTCCAGGAGCTTCCGAATGGGGAAGAAGAGTCTTATACCATCGTTGGAAGTGCAGAGGCTGATCCGTTTGAAGGAAAAATCTCCAACGATTCTCCAATCGCAAGAAGTCTGCTTGGCAAACAAGTAGGGGACGAAGTGACTGTACAGACTCCAGGCGGAGAAATGCAGGTTAAAATCGTAAATATTAAGTAA
- a CDS encoding U32 family peptidase has protein sequence MDAVKDSISEMINGKRVITKKPELLAPAGNLEKLKIAVRYGADAVFIGGREYGLRSNADNFSLEEMAEGVQFAKKYNAKIYVTTNIFAHNENMDGIAEYLEGLQEAGVTGIIVADPLIIETCKTAAPKLEIHLSTQQSLSNWKAVQFWKEEGLERVVLARETSGDEIREMKEKVDIEIETFIHGAMCIAYSGRCTLSNHMTARDSNRGGCCQSCRWDYDLYKQEDGKETPLFNEDDSPFAMSPKDLKLVESIPRMIEMGIDSLKIEGRMKSIHYIATVVSVYRKVIDAYCADPDNFVIQQEWLEELDKCANRETAPAFFEGVPGHKEQMFGVHGKKTTYDFAGMVLSYDPDAKTVTLQQRNFFKPGDEVEFFGPELDQNFRTVIESVYDEDGNELDAARHPLQTVKFKLDRPVYPYNMMRKGF, from the coding sequence ATGGATGCCGTAAAAGATTCTATTTCCGAGATGATAAACGGGAAACGGGTCATCACTAAAAAACCAGAGCTGCTGGCACCTGCCGGTAACCTTGAAAAACTAAAGATCGCTGTCCGTTATGGAGCCGATGCTGTATTTATAGGCGGACGCGAGTATGGACTCCGCTCTAATGCTGATAATTTCTCATTAGAGGAAATGGCAGAAGGGGTCCAATTTGCAAAGAAATATAACGCAAAAATCTATGTTACCACCAATATCTTTGCTCACAACGAAAATATGGATGGAATTGCAGAATACCTGGAAGGTCTGCAAGAAGCCGGAGTGACCGGAATTATCGTCGCAGATCCGCTTATTATCGAAACGTGTAAAACCGCAGCACCCAAGCTTGAAATCCACCTGAGTACACAGCAGTCTCTTTCCAACTGGAAGGCCGTTCAATTTTGGAAAGAAGAAGGGCTGGAACGAGTGGTGCTTGCCCGCGAAACGAGCGGAGATGAGATCAGGGAAATGAAAGAAAAAGTGGATATTGAGATCGAAACCTTTATTCACGGAGCGATGTGTATTGCCTATTCCGGCCGCTGCACTCTTTCTAACCATATGACGGCGCGTGATTCAAACCGTGGCGGATGCTGCCAGTCTTGCCGCTGGGATTATGACCTGTACAAACAGGAGGATGGGAAGGAAACGCCTTTATTTAATGAAGATGACTCTCCATTCGCTATGAGCCCAAAGGACCTTAAGCTAGTTGAATCGATTCCAAGAATGATTGAAATGGGAATCGACAGCCTGAAAATAGAAGGCCGCATGAAATCCATTCACTACATCGCAACTGTGGTTAGTGTGTACCGGAAAGTCATTGATGCTTATTGCGCCGATCCGGACAATTTTGTCATTCAGCAGGAATGGCTAGAAGAGCTTGATAAGTGTGCAAACCGCGAAACGGCTCCTGCCTTTTTTGAAGGTGTTCCTGGACATAAGGAGCAAATGTTTGGAGTGCACGGCAAAAAAACAACCTACGATTTTGCCGGAATGGTTCTCAGCTATGACCCGGATGCTAAAACGGTTACTCTTCAGCAGCGCAATTTCTTTAAGCCTGGTGACGAAGTCGAATTTTTCGGTCCTGAACTTGATCAGAATTTCCGTACCGTCATTGAATCCGTTTATGATGAAGACGGCAACGAGCTCGATGCAGCGAGGCACCCTCTTCAAACGGTGAAATTTAAACTGGACCGTCCGGTTTATCCATACAACATGATGCGGAAGGGGTTCTGA